Proteins found in one Nymphalis io chromosome 4, ilAglIoxx1.1, whole genome shotgun sequence genomic segment:
- the LOC126768258 gene encoding beta-1,4-mannosyltransferase egh — MLRGRVQHLLHCTLFISFIFFFLVFAGAINLDNKEKPYIDPWEAYGIYGAIILYTLRLLTFLTIPQVLCNFGGLTLFNAFPGKIKLKGSPLLAPFICIRVVTRGDFPKLVRDNVSRNMNMCLDVGMENFMIEVVTDKALNLPKHRRVREVVVPSEYKTKTGALFKSRALQYCLEDNVNILAETDWIVHLDEETLLTDNSVRGILNFVLDGQHQFGQGLITYANEHIVNWLTTLADSFRVADDMGKLRFQFYLFHKPLFSWKGSYVVTQVCAEKKVSFDNGLDGSVAEDCYFAMKAYVEGYSFNFVEGEMWEKSPFTLWDFMQQRKRWIQGILLVVHSQEIPLINKIFLAISCYSWVTLPLSTSNILLAAFCPIPCPHLLDLICGFIGAVNIYMYIFGVIKSFPIHRFGPLKFFLFVGGALATIPFNIVIENIAVIWGVLGKKHKFYIVNKEVKIPVTV, encoded by the exons ATGCTTAGGGGAAGAGTACAACATTTACTTCATTGCAcactatttatatcatttatattcttCTTTTTGGTATTTGCTGGTGCTATCAATTTAGACAACAAAGAGAAGCCATATATCGATCCTTGGGAAGCCTATGGCATTTATGGAGCcattattttgtatactttGAGACTCCTTACATTTCTAACAATACCTcaagttttatgtaattttggaggattaacattatttaatgcaTTCCcaggaaaaattaaattaaaaggatCTCCTCTGCTTGCTCCTTTCATTTGTATAAGGGTTGTGACTAGAGGGGATTTCCCTAAGCTTGTAAGGGACAATGTATCCAGAAATATGAATATGTGTTTAGATGTTGGTATGGAGAACTTTATGATTGAAGTTGTGACTGACAAAGCTTTAAACTTGCCTAAACACAGAAGAGTCAGAGAAGTTGTTGTGCCTTCTGAATACAAAACTAAAACAGGCGCATTGTTTAAGTCTAGAGCACTTCAATATTGTTTGGAAGATAACGTTAATATATTAGCAGAGACTGACTGGATTGTTCATTTAGATGAAGAAACTCTTTTGACAGACAATTCTGTTCGTGGCATTTTAAACTTTGTGCTAGACGGTCAACATCAGTTTGGCCAAGGTTTGATTACTTATGCTAATGAGCATATTGTTAATTGGTTAACAACACTCGCTGACAGTTTCCGGGTTGCTGATGATATGGGAAAACTGAGAtttcaattctatttatttcacAAACCTCTTTTCAGTTGGAAAGGCTCATATGTTGTTACTCAA gtCTGTGCTGAAAAGAAAGTGTCGTTTGATAATGGTCTTGATGGTTCTGTCGCAGAAGACTGTTACTTTGCAATGAAAGCTTATGTGGAAGGATATTCATTCAATTTCGTTGAAGGTGAAATGTGGGAAAAATCTCCTTTTACTTTATGGGATTTTATGCAACAAAGAAAGAGGTGGATTCAAGGTATACTATTAGTTGTTCATTCTCAAGAAATACctttaattaataagattttcttAGCAATATCATGTTACTCATGGGTGACATTGCCTTTATCAACTAGTAATATTTTACTTGCAGCTTTTTGTCCTATACCATGTCCACACTTATTAGACCTTATATGTGGTTTTATAGGAgcagtaaatatttacatgtatatatttggTGTTATCAAATCATTTCCAATTCATAGATTCGGTCCTCTTAAATTCTTTTTGTTTGTTGGAGGAGCATTAGCTACAATTCCGTTCAATATAGTCATAGAGAATATTGCTGTCATATGGGGTGTGTTGGGTAAAAAgcacaaattttatattgtaaataaagagGTAAAGATACCAGTTACAGTATGA